The window GCTGAGATCCTTTGGAAAATAGGGaacacatttttatttataaatcgCTATACAATGTAAATAAtagtttttaataaaatatatttaataaattttaaccATGTTTGAGGAATTTGGAagaaaaaggaatatatatatatataatttgtttctTACCATTTTAGATTattcactattttttttgtatataagtGTAAAGAATAAATACGATATCGCCAGTTAGCATGTTTGTGAATagtattgttattttttaatttttaaatattttttttcgttaaTTATGTAAAAgtaaaatgagaaaaatatGGACCCCTATAAGAAGATCAGAAGATCAAAAAATAGTAAAGAATAACTATAATGAAGAGGAAAAggaaaattttgaaaaatctTTACCTAAGGgttttatagaaaataatcgGAATAACAGAGTGCCgtattttgaaataaaagaatCGACAAGTAAGGTCTTAATTGCATAACATGCCCTTTTTAATccagtatatatatacaaataaaatataaataaatcagTATTTAAATGTTGAATCAATATATATGAGTCTCTACATACATTACCACATATGTACTGTTGCTGCTCATATTGGGGTTTACCTGATTaactattaaaaaaaaatatatatatgttatataaatCTTTGTAGTGATAGAACAAAAGGAAAAGAAAGAAGTTCAAAAAATATTGGCTTTAGAATTGAGAGATAAGTGTAGGTAGGGAtatgagaaaaaataataaaaataaataatttattgaaaattGAGGCCTATCTTTGGTTATAAAACAAGCACCAAATATgcttatttttatgaattatCAAATGGATACATTATTCGTACCTTATTTTTGTATTACGGTTAATGATGTTTTTTAAGACTCTGTTTTTCAGATTGAcgattaaaaattatatttaattttgaattttttagaCCAGAGATTGATGAATATGTGGAATGCTCTGTGGGGAAATTGTGGACAATATTGAAGTGCAAAGATTTAATGATGCAAATGAGaaattgtttaaaaaaatatgaaaattttgaggtatagaaataaaaagagGAATTCGAAAACGTTAGCAGTATACACAGTATACACCGTATACACATTTTACACATCAACATATGTGGGTCattttacttttttctttattttttttaagtatattaaatataggGAAAATCAAATAATGGAGGAGAGAAAAAAGAATGGAACCAGTTTATTCAGATCGAATGAAAGAGCCAAATATAACAGATTTATACTTGCGTAAGTATTAACAATGATAATTTATGAAATCCCATTAATTTGGTCACCTGTTTTTCTTGTGCTAAtggtatttatatatatatttttttttcttttaattttttgtaacATTTCTGAAATTGTGTTTATTTTTAgggataatgaaaatgaaatagcTTCAGAAAAGGAACGTTGAATTTTCTTGTGATAATTCCATTATcaaaaattgtaaatatatacatgcataataatattttttttacttttttaaattgtgaacaatattttaatttgacTTAACAGTTTTTTTTAGAGAAAAACGTAAAAAATTGAACATCAATTAGagaaactaaaaaaaaatgaataaacatatacaaatatatctCCTAAATTTATGCAGAGGTGGTTTGGGCTAATAAATAATCTGGTATTCTTCGTTTTTCCTATTAAATGTATCAATATGACGAAAGATATTCAAGTATTTCATACCAGCACAATTGTCATTATTTTCCACTTCAAGTATGTTAAACTTTAGGAAAGAAGGAATTGTTTTGAAATAAACACAAACCTTGTGATGAGAATAAAGCAAATGCGTTATTTTGCATTGTTCTGAGCAATATGTAGCAATATTACAACCTTGACAAtattgaaaattatttttattatattcaaaatGTTGTACATtagtatatttattacatataCTATTCCAACAATAAATaccataatttatattttttaaaaaataaaattctcCTATAGAATTTTGATCATGCTTTATATCATCGAAATAGTATCTATTAATTATAGATAATTCTTGAAGTACAATATTATCGTTTACTGTTTGCGTACCTTGTAAAGCACATTTTACAAAATGATTAATTTTAATTGCAATTGTATATACTTGCTTCCATGTATTagtatttattaacatatcatgattattataatataaattaataataacatttgTGATATTTATTATAGTATTACAatgtcttttttttaaatatacacaacttaatttatataaacataataaatcagctataaataataaaatatctcGACCAATTAATatgttcatattttcataaaacaTATCTTCTAAcaaaatcattaaatttattttattttcattaattttttctaaaattgatttatttaataCTCCATACAAGAATTCTGTTAccattaaaaaaaaggaatttataaatgttatatatttttgatttaCTATTACTTTTTGtatattacttttttttaaagacgatattgttatattataaaattcggatgtaaaaaaattttcaaCAATTTGTTccatatctatatttttaaattctttaaaaaatggaaacaAATTTCTGAGAATATTGATATTGTATGTTAAGCTAGACGATGTTATGCCGTTGTAAATGTTGTTATAATCTTCCTGaagtatcatatttattcgagcttctatatatttgtatgtgTGTAATCTCATTAATAGTCTGTAAATACTGGGAACTCCGCTAAACAATATTCCTATATGAAGGGGGAAGAAATTGCATATTAATAAGTCATAacttttcaaaataaaatgtacatatatacacCCTTAAAATTAAcctataacaaaataaatcatacacatagaaaaaaaaatgtaacaaagaatattttttatagtgTTTACTTACCCGAAAAAATATGCTGAGAAAATTTGTAAAACTTAGTATTTTCCCTCGAAAAGGTATATTGATCCAGAACTTTGACCTCGTTATCATAATTCATAAGATATGAAAAAAACGGGATATTTATAGAATTGAAAATTTCGATTATTAATGGTATCCATACATTATGAAGAATTTGTATCCAGAATTTTCCGGTGTCAATATGCAAATTTAACATGTTATTTATAAagttatcattttttataatttgatctAAATCTGTTTTTAAATACATATGAGAAatatctttttcatttatataaaatttgccAGTgtctataaaattttttttaacatattttctTATGCTTCTAAGCCCTTTGATATCTTCATGTGGGTAAAcataatgatatttatttaaaaataattttaaatattcatatttatccAACCTTTCATCAAATTCAGGTGTggtaattatatttaaaacgtCCACAATTTCAGATATATCTACTAAATCACAATTCACATTTAAGCATTGAACtatttttttgcatttaTTCTGAATAATTTTCAATGCATTTTTTTCTGAGCAATTTAGGATATTAGtgaaaaaattatcatcCTTTAATGTTTCTATATCATCTTTAATTCTTGTGATATCCGTGTCTACATCATTAggtctaaatttatatatatcatgatTTTCCactttataaaattttaaattgttatataCTTCATTACAggtatttaatatttttttcaaatgaatattttcacttccaaaatttttattagaaAGGAGCATAATATCATTgtatttatcatttattttcatattttcatatatttcttttttttttagtccattaaaatttattttatgagaAGCTGgatttttaaatttacatGCACCTACAGAATTGTTTTTAGATTTcccatatttattttcatatatgcTCGTACTTGCATcgttttcattttgttcatttttgtCGTCTAAATCACATGGTTtgtaattattaaaatgttCATTAtcgttttttaaaaatgagtGCATCAAATGATTTATTGATgctattttctttttaagTATGTGAGATTTTGCATTGTTACGATTTTTcaacaaacaaaataaatcatCTTCAACATGTTCGAGGGATTTAAGATATGCTTTATCCACACCTTCTGTATTCATGCTTAAATCAGGTTTCCATTTAGTCATagaatatgtttttttgcTTGGTGCACAATTCGTTTGGATTATTTTATTGATATCATCTACACTGATaatattctttatattttttccagtAGCATCATTTAAACAAcgattttaatatttatgtatttaaatatgaaataataatgccgaaaaataaaataaacaaatgggataaaaaatgggaaataaaaaaatatagtttaaaTTCTTTCCTTTTTATTCAACAATACAACACTGGAAAAGTGAAATGgtttaaaaaagtaaaagaaaataatataagtaaaaaaacaaaaaataaagcgacatatttaattaaaaaatataaaataataaaatttatattaaaatgtgtatccaaattaattttgtatttccACACAAGTGATATTATGTGTAACAACATACACACATGTGCATATACATAGTAGTGAGCGATTATAAAATGTGAAGAAATATTAATTAccccaaaataaaaaacaattaaaatataCTAGAAGAAGTATATAACtatgaaaatataacattatattttgaaaaaataccCAAATACATTAtccaaaaaaatgatataaaattgaaataaTCGTATAAAAAAAGGGTTAcgtattttaattatataaaattttaataaatttttaaagaCAACAtgataattaatattataaattgaaGGTATTTTACAGAAAAATATGGagaattattatatgtaaatatttcatatcaaatatttttttataatatacaatgggaatactataatttaaaaaaagtaaaaccGAATATTCATTAGCTAACCAATATCATCCAATAGTAAaatgtacattttttttgaacATAAAAAGCATGATTTTGTTTAACAATCATTATTCtattagataaattaaagcaTATATTTCTTAAATTATTCAAAGGAATATTGAtagcatataataatttcttTAGGAGTTAGGAATACGTTTGTGATTCTTCGCTATATAAGCATATGACAAATACATGCGtattagtatatatatttcttaaaaATCTGTTACAATATACTATATTATGATGCTGTCTATCATTTCATTGTATTAAAACAAAGTAAAACCTATGTATATgccaatattttttatgattcAAATAAGAGAATATGGTTATTAGTAATCACtgaataaacaaaatattcacatttttttagtATAAATTGAAAATGTAGATTTTtactattataaaaattttcacgctattttttataatatattttgaataaattaaattagaataaataatataattcaatatgTGTTTTATGTTTGTgcacattatttttaatcttAAAGGTTTGTCTTATTGgaattatatcattttttaagaTAAAAAGAAATGCCCATATGCATAAGGAAATATTTTtccattaatattttttaaatatgattttttattttataaaaatttattatatttagatatatttatttttttagagcATCCTCAAAAAATCGTAAATGTGAAAATGtgataataaataatgatgtatgtataagaaatatatataaaacatttatGTATGATTGCACAtttatagatataaataCGTTTACTTCCCATATCGAGTAAATATGGAGGAACCAAAATGTGATATATTGTATGAGCATATGCATTATGAGAAGAAAACTAAATTAATAAACATAGCAAAAGAGATATAtgataacataaataataacaaaataaattcatGGAGATGTGCAACAATAGCCTTAAGGGATAAAATTAAAGAGAGTATGGATTTTAATGAAAAAGGGTggcatattattattggtCAAAAATTTGGATTTTTCTGTACTCATGAAATATACAATGCATTACATTTTAAGTTGGATCATATTGAGTTTTTGATTTTCAAGCATGGATAATTAgatatatatcaataaaaatcgatatctatatatatatatatgttattggaaatttatattttcaaatatattctataaaaattatgtgaTATAGGAtgcacatttttttcattaattaaTTCGTTTCATAAGACAatctctcttttttttttaaatatatgaaaaatgataaataatttcctttatatttttagtgtcatactataaaatattaagtgTTACGCCTTTGTTTGCATTCTCATGTATTTAAAAgacaaaaatattaaactcattaatttaaataagtaaataatagtataaaaatattttattttttttttaaaacaatagaaatgtttattttttaaagggAGTGATATAAATATCTGCAAGCCATTATAACGAAAATTAAGTGCTATAATTGAGattatgtataatttttttgtatgaTAGTACTATTAGTTCACTAAAACCACTAATCAGGAAAAGGGAAATAAATTTCGAAGGAAAAATATGGATCGGTTTCTTTATGAGTTAAGCTCTTATTTTTGCATAGTCCCATTTTAGAGTACAATTTCTGtaattaaagaaaaataatttctaCAATATACCTATAGATCttaaaatatgatttttttgtttattccattttacatatttttattttttggcaTAAATTTTTGCACACATTAAAAAAACGAATTAATAAGAATAGGAATAACAAACAACTCTTATTTTATTCAAGCTATGTTCATACactttgatatatataaactgCAAGTCATTTCCTTTGTTTTATCTGCATCTTACTATCCTTGTATGAATAGACCAATAACAAAGACATGTATGTCTATacaacttaaaaaaaaaatatataaataaataaacataaatttacataataaaggaaaaacatgttaattaaattatacaattttttattaaaaattttatattctcaTAATTGTATGATagcatttattatttatttttgtgtgCATGAAAATTGTGTTTATTCTATGAAAAATggaattattaaatttttactgttataagaaaaatattttattcttacattaggtataaatttttttctatagacataaataaaaaagaggaaaaatactgtttatttttccatttagattataatttaatattttaaaaaattgtaaatatttGGATATAGGTATATACGTGTATGTACAGATATTTACAGAATAATTGTcgtctattttttttacattttgtATTAGGTTTATACATTAGAAATAGGCTTCATATTTCACATgcacatatacatatttaatgTTAACAAATGTTAATTGATATATTgtttaaaattttcatatttaaatatgaGAATGGATATTGAAATAACATTATTATGGGTGTGTGTTTTGTATAGTTTATGAAtgctttttattatttcatattattttcagaAAAAATATCGGCTAATTTTACatgaataaatatgcatTGATGTgcttatatatgtatgtgtatgatacataaataatcattatagatatactatatgcatataattgtcgataaaaatataaataataatacaattttttagcATTCTCAAGGATCTTCCGCTGTTGTAGCTTGGCTAGAACTAAATAATGGAAGTGGAAAAAACACacttaataaattattttttggaaaTATGCCCGACTGTTTTAGATTGTTCTAGAAAAGAGTTACAATCCGTATTAGCAAAAAGAGAAGAAGAAAAGATACGAAAATTTGTTGTGGATAAAAACGTAAATATAATTGTTATTGGGAAAGGGAAACAAGAAAAAATAGATGAAGGGAacgataatataaaaaaattagaaaatgaAAGAGATGAAgaaagaaatataaattttgataaaGAATCAAgttattcattatttgtagaattaaatataaattataaatgtgTAACAAAAAGTATTGCAATTGCTTTTATGAAAAGAAATAAAGACACGTTCTTAgtattaaatgaaaaattaaataatggaaataaaataaatttgtcTAACGAATTACTTATGTTTGTATGCGGATTAAATGATTGTAATACTCCATTAGATTTggtttatttatatttgtccCAGGGTTTTAATACAATATTTGATGCTGCTTCTTATGTAACTCATGGCAATGAACATGATGAAATTtcgcaaaaaaaaaataaatattctaaaaaaaGAGATGTAGAAAATGGTAATGGATATGATAGTATAAGTGATAGTAGCATCAATGAAAATGGAGGAGCAAAATTGTCTTCTTCCTATGCAGGTTATGGGAATAGAAAATGTGGAACATACGATGGagagaataataaaatatcaaattTACTTATGACTAATGTAAGTAAAAAGTTAaatgaattattaatttCGATGAAGAATGCCCAAATTGATTTAAACATTccaataataaatttaaatgttGATAAACGGATAAAAAAGTTAGTAGAAGAAAATCCTAACATTGACGATATTAAACAAGagacaataaaaaatttatgtgAATCTCaagattttttaaatcaactACAAAAAGATGTAACAAAATGGGTAGAAGAGattcaaaaaataactaGACTTAATGGTGATTTTAAAAGCGGTAGTGCTTTAGCAGAAATAAATTTTTGGATAGGCTATGAAAATGCATTATTGGAACTTGAAAATAGATTAAAAAGTCCTGAAGTAATATTAACACtacaaatattaaaaaatgccaAAAGATATTTTGCAACTATATCTTTTGATAGTGATATTCAATTAAAGCAATCTAAAGAATATGTATtaaatgttaatatattaatgaaagaCTTTCCAATAGATGATTTATTAGGAGCTCAAACTGTTCAACAAACCATGCAAGCAATacgaaatatatttaatcatttaaaaaaattaaaaaatacaacaaaATATCCATTATCGAaatcatataattttgttgAAGCATTGTCTAGAGATTTAGGAAATACTATGAAGAAAATACTTTCTAATCAATCATTGCTTAGCATGGATTATCAAATATTTGATGTTCTTATATCTGGGTGTATGGAAGTCTTCCAGTTATGGAATGAAGAGATAAGAGTATTTAAAGACATGGTTCGagaattaattaaaaaaagaagttTTAATGAAAGAGCTCCAGCTAAAATGGTATTTGAACATGTAATATTACAAGAACGTTTAGATGATATACGAAAATTTCGAAAACAACATCAAAAATTTAAAACTGTAATTACAAAAGTTTTTggtaatgataaaaatgtagGTATAAATTTACACAAAGATATAAATGCAGCATATAATGTATTACTTTCTCTTGATGCATTAGATTTATCTAAAAGTGGAAATGATTTATGGGAAAAAACAAAGTTAAGCTATGAatcaaaaatgaataaagtTGAATCACAAATAACCTTTAAATTAAGGGACAAATTAGGAGGTGCTAAAACATCTAATGAAATGTTTAAtgtattttctaaatttaatCCTTTATTTTTCCGACCTAAAATTAAAGGTGCTATTCAAGAATATCAAAATAGTTTAATACAAATAGTAGTAGAAGATAtcaaaaaattacaaatgatttatattaatGGTTATGTTAAAAGTTCTTCTGAAAAAGTATCAACTATACGTGATATTCCATTAGTAGCTGGGTCTATTATATGGTGTAAACAAATTGAAAAGAAATTAGAAgattcatttaaaaaaattgaaaatgttTTAGGTAGAGGATGGGAGCAACATGCAGAAGGAAAAAATTTAAAGCAAAATATAgacaattttaaaaatttattaaatcaaaataaaacatttgaAAAATGGCTTAAAAGTATTAAAAATGGAGATAAATTTGATATAtacgaaaaaataataaaaataaaaaaaataggaaTAAATAACTATGAAATATTGGCAAATTATGACCAACAACTTTTTAATCTATTTAAAGAAGTACGTTATTTACAATCTATAAATTTAAGGGTACCTTATTCTATTAAAGTAAAAGCAGACGAAACAAAGTTGATATATCCATATGCATTAGGTTTAGAAAAAACACTAAGAGTATATATGAAGATTTGTTTATATCTTGAAAACGAAGGAAAGGACATACCGTTTAATGGCACTATTAGTATGTTAGTTGCTTCGGCGCATAATAGTGTacaggaaaaaataaaagaaggAATAAATTTACATTGGGATTCAGATATATTAGAAACATATGTTAGAAAATTGACGGAACATGTTAATATGCTTGAATCGATGGTCGATGAGGcagtaaataaaaattcctTTGTTCTAGATATTTTGGAAAAGATAAAAACATGccaaataagtattgatggagataatgaaattaaaaagtaTGTGGAATTAATACAGGAAAAGGCTGATGAACTCTATCTTCAGCATTACAAAAATGTGCATCTGTGGATCAACGAAATGAACAAAATCTTAGATGCCATTTTGGCGAACCGGCTGgaagaaataataaagaaatggACTGAAGAATTTGTGGGATGGACAGAAGAATATAATATTCATGAAGACACTGGAAATTTTAGTGGAGACGAATTTGGAAAGGATAGAGGTCGAGAACAGAATCAAGAAGGAAAAAAACGTATTGTAGAGTGGAATATAAGGCGTCGAAATTCCACAAAAAACAGATTCATTCTTCGATCAAGTGTTCACGAATTCAAAATAAGCAAACATAAGATATTTTTATACCCACCTACGGATTCCATGAGACAAATTTGGTTTTCTAGACTTTCAGAAGCTATAAATTTGATTTGTGGAATTActagaattaaaaatatataccaaAAAAAAGATAAGTCTAGAGAAGTTATCGAGATAAAGAATAAAGATGGTGAAGtaataaataatgttatgctagataatacatataaatatataatatattatgtagaCAAAAACGTATATGATAATgcaataaaatgtattaacgATAGTGTTGAAAAGGCAAAGGAATATGAATCGATGTGGTTTCAATATAAAACTTTATTAAAAGTTGAAATAGGAGATATAATAACTAATTTTGGAGAAGATATCGAAATATGGAAAACATTTATGAACGAAATTAAAGAAAGAGAAGATAAATTTGATATTTTAGatacagaaaaaaaaaattttggtCCAATAGTAATAGATTATAGAATACTTCAATCTAAGGTTAGCTCGAAATTTGAAATTTGGCAAAAGGAAATAGTTTCAGAATTCtcgaaaaaattattagaaaaaatattaatatttaaagagGATGTTGAAAAGTGTTTACATGATTTACGAGAGCAATCTGAATTAAAATCTGAATCTGAAATAACAGCAATGCATATATTGTCTATGCGACCCAAAGATATTATTACAATAATGAACGACTATGATATGGATGTACTATCTAGAATATGCAGCAGTATACATGATTTTgtggaaaaaattaatgaaattaataaaaaggaaCAAGAATGGGATAGTAAATgtgatatattaaaaaaaagtgaattAATGTTAGAAAAacagaaatattttttccctAAAAATTGGCTATTTATAGATAGTGTTATAGGTAAAGTAGAAACAGTTAAGCAGGTATTGGCatatcaaataaatttagTAAAAGAATATTTTCCATATATACAAAGTCTAGTGATAGAATTTGATTCTAAAGtccaaaataatataaaggaATTATATGAGCAATGGAATAACAGCAAGCTAGCTGATGGGAATACAAATAGTGTAAAAGTgctacaaataataaaaacatttgaaagtaaaattaatattattagtcAAGATTATCAAGTATCGGAAAAACTAAGAAAATTGATGAAAATATCGGTAGATGAAGAATCAGAAGGTAATTTTCATATTTCTCCGAAAATGCTAAAAGAAGAAATAACTTgcataaaaacaatatgggATGAACTAAAAGTAATTTATTCTAGTATATCTGATTTAAAAAAGATATTATGGATAAATGCGGATTTGAAAGATGTGAAAAATCttctaaataatttgttaggaagtataaaaaaaataccagCAAAATATAGACAATATGAAATATTTGATAAGGTAAAAGATGAAATTcaagaatatttaaaaacgTATGTAATATTGTCTGATTTAAAATCTGAATCATTGAAAGAAAGACATTGGAAATTAATTCTTCAAAAATTGGAATTAAAGATTCATTACAATAAATTGAGTCTCGGAAATTTATGGTCTAGTAATCTATGCCACCATGAAAATGTAATCAGAGAAATTTTAAACCAGTCACAAGGGGAAATGGTTTTAGATGAGTTTTTAAGAGGATTAAAGGATACGTGGACAGAATACGAATTAGAATTAGTACAATATCAAAATAGAtgcaaattaataaaaggaTGGAATGATATATTATCTAACATTGATGATCATTTAAATGCTATACAATCTATGAAAATATCTTCTTACGTTAAAATATTTGAAGAAGAAACATTAAATTGGGATGACAAATTAAATAGATTACGTAACTTGTTAGAAGTTTGGATGAATGTTCAAAGAAAATGGGTTTATTTAGAAGGTGTATTAAAAAGTTCAACTGATATTAAACTTTTATTACCACAAGAATATAACAGATTTAAAATCATAGACGctgattttataaatattatgaaaaaaactTCAGAAAACCCTAAACTTTTAGAGCTATTTCAAATAAAtggatttcaaaaa is drawn from Plasmodium yoelii strain 17X genome assembly, chromosome: 2 and contains these coding sequences:
- a CDS encoding dynein light chain, producing MEEPKCDILYEHMHYEKKTKLINIAKEIYDNINNNKINSWRCATIALRDKIKESMDFNEKGWHIIIGQKFGFFCTHEIYNALHFKLDHIEFLIFKHG